The following are from one region of the Ornithorhynchus anatinus isolate Pmale09 chromosome X1, mOrnAna1.pri.v4, whole genome shotgun sequence genome:
- the LOC100081707 gene encoding olfactory receptor 24-like, whose product MERGNQTGISEFLLLGLSDRMEQQQLLFVLFLCLYLLGVLGSLLIILAVISDPHLHTPMYFFLTNLSLADVCFLSTTVPKMLVNIQTHNKSISFAVCLVQMYFFILFGSLDHFLLTGMAYDRYVAICHPLHYTTMMSPRLCALMAGGSWLISSLHSLTHTLLVVRLSFCSKREILHFFCELYQILKLSCSSIIINKAMVFVFATVIALPPFIGLLFSYIRIISTILRIPSAGGRWKAFSTCGSHLSVVSLFYSTTFGTYLFPASTQAFSKGLIASVLYTVVIPTVNPFIYSLRNKNMKEALRNTFKRKSVFP is encoded by the coding sequence ATGGAGAGGGGAAACCAAACCGGCATCTCAGAATTCCTCCTCCTGGGACTGTCTGACCGGatggagcagcagcagctcctctTCGTGCTGTTCCTCTGTTTGTACTTGCTCGGGGTTCTGGGGAGCCTGCTCATCATCCTGGCTGTCATCTCTGACCCGCACCtgcacacccccatgtacttcttcctcaccAACCTCTCCCTGGCTGATGTCTGCTTCCTGTCCACCACGGTCCCCAAGATGCTGGTCAACATTCAGACTCACAACAAATCCATATCCTTCGCTGTCTGCTTGGTGCAAATGTACTTCTTTATTCTGTTCGGAAGTCTGGACCACTTTCTCCTCACCGGGATGGCTTATGACCGCTACGTGGCCATATGCCACCCACTTCATTACACCACCATGATGAGCCCACGGCTCTGTGCCCTGATGGCTGGTGGGTCCTGGCTCATCAGTTCCCTCCATTCCCTGACACACACCCTATTGGTGGTTCGCTTATCCTTCTGTTCCAAACGTGAAATTCTTCACTTCTTCTGTGAACTTTACCAGATCCTAAAGCTTTCCTGCTctagcatcatcatcaataaagcaATGGTGTTTGTCTTTGCAACAGTGATTGCGTTACCTCCATTCATCGGCCTCCTGTTCTCTTACATTCGCATCATCTCCACCATATTGAGAATCCCATCTGCAGGGGGAAGGTGGAAAGCTTTCAGCACCTGTGGCTCTCACCTGTCCGTGGTCTCCTTATTCTACAGCACCACTTTTGGGACCTACCTTTTTCCAGCATCTACCCAAGCATTCAGTAAGGGCTTGATAGCATCTGTGCTGTACACAGTGGTCATCCCCACAGTGAATCccttcatctacagcctgaggaacaagAACATGAAAGAGGCCCTGAGAAATACATTCAAAAGGAAAAGTGTCTTCCCTTGA